In one window of Palaeococcus ferrophilus DSM 13482 DNA:
- the cas2 gene encoding CRISPR-associated endonuclease Cas2: protein MYIIVVYDVSVERVNKIKKFLRQHLHWVQNSVFEGEVTRAEFERIRSGIRELIQEDEDSVVIYKLRSGPNREIIGVEKNPMEDII, encoded by the coding sequence ATGTACATCATAGTGGTCTACGATGTCTCGGTTGAGCGCGTGAATAAGATCAAGAAGTTTCTGCGTCAGCACCTTCACTGGGTCCAGAACAGCGTCTTTGAGGGTGAAGTAACGAGGGCGGAATTCGAGCGCATAAGGTCGGGGATAAGGGAGCTTATTCAGGAGGATGAGGATTCGGTCGTCATCTACAAACTCCGCTCAGGGCCGAATAGGGAGATAATTGGAGTGGAAAAGAATCCTATGGAGGACATCATTTAG